TCATCCAGgtagaaaattagaaatattaagATGGGATCTGGGAGAGGAATTAGgagtggaaaaaagaaagaacctgAATCATCAGTGTATGAATGGCAGTTAAGTCTCTGAGAGTGAATGAACTGCCCTTGTGAAGATGTGTGGCCAGGTTCAAGGACAGATCCCTTGAGAACGCTGGTGTTCACATGATGGGCAAGGGAGCAAGAGCAGCCAGGAGACTGGCCTGGAGGGAGGAGGTAAACCTGTGGACCCGAACCTAGCAGCCAAGGAGAAGGCATGGCCAGGAGCATCCAGGGCCTCAGAGAATGACGGAGATGGAGAAAGGACCCTTCCCAGGCTTGGCCATTAGGAGGCCACTGATGCTCTCAGCAGGAGCAATGGCAGCCTGAAAATGAGTGCATTGGGAGAGGTggacggggagagggagggagcgcaGAGAAAGATGTCTGGCTGTTGAAGGGAAAGGGGCACGGGAGGGGAGGCATGGATTTTAGAAAGCGGGGGATGCAGGtgtatttataagtcagagtcGAGAAGAAAGGACACTGGAAGATACAGGACAAAGGGTCACTGGTTGGGGATGATTCTGGAATGCATCGGGGGTACCTGATGGAAGGATTCGGAGGTAAGGCTGTCCGTGGAAGTCAGGCAGCTCCAGGTTTTCCTTACAGAACTGGGACAGTGAGATCCAGTGACTCGCTCAGGATCCCAGAATCAATAAGGAACCCCTGGGCTTCCGTACCCATTGATCTTCCCCACCCATTCTCTGGAACATTAAGCCATATCCCTCCGGTGGGTCCAGGGGCTCAGGCTGAGCTGTGGTGCAGCTTGAGGCAGGGTTCCCACTCCCACTGGGCCCTATTTCTTCATCCCGTGGCCCCCGTTCTTCCCTGGGGCGAGTTCCCTGGCAGGCATCCACCAGCTCACTTCAGCCAGGGTTCTTGGCAGAGCACCAAGAGGGCAGACCCCTTTCTGcctgggctcagctctgcccagcagGTTGGGTGAGCCGGCCGTCTCGGCAGctggtcacaggcagaggctggtACACTCAGACAGGAATGCATCAGGTGTGACTCTGATGCCCAGGCACCCTACTGTGACTCTTCTCTCACCTTTTTCTATACCCAGGGGCTAGGTCCACATTGGGGGGACAGTCAGAAGGCTGCACATTGTCCCGAGGAGCAGCTAGCCCAGTGAGACTGAGCCCCCTGGAGGACCCAGGGCCACTGAGCAGCGCTCTTGGCTGGACCTGACAAACAGGGGCATAGGTTCAGCGGCTCCCAGATGGGGTACCTTGGCCCATGTGTTAGGACTGCCCAGTGAGTGTAGTCCAGTAGCAACATGGTTTTAGAATAAAGACATGCAACACAGAACTGTTCTGGAAAGAGCCCTGGGAAAAGCTAGCTGTCCTGTGGCTTGGAACTGGTCCATGCTGCTCATATCTGCATGTCAAAGTCTCTTACCCGACCCGGTCCATCCTACAAGGGACTGAGTCTGTGTTTTGGCCACTGTAGATCGGGCTCTGGGGTAGTGGCTTCCATCTGGCTGAGcatcagaatcacagagagagggtgcattttgttgttgtttattttgtttgctgTTTGCTGCTCATGCCCAGGGCCCTCTCCtaaccaattaaataaaaatcttggggCCCAGGTCCCAGTATAAGAGGCTACTTCcaaaaacttgtggaaaatggaaagaaaaggtcagtttattttgttgcaaaaaattttgaaatgaatacatttttttttttcatttttcttaaattttttaaagttccccTGGAAGAGTGGGCTGGcacagacatttggtgcagcagttaaaacccCTGttaagagtgcctggatttgagtcccagctgtgcttccaactccagcttcctggtttttttgtcttgttttgattttttaaagatttatttatttatttgaaagtcagagttacaccgagagaggaggggcagagagagagagagagaggtcttccatccgatggttcactccccaatttgctgtaacggctggagctgtgccaattcgaagccaggagcaaggagtttgttctaggtctcacatgcaggtgcaggggcccaaggactcgggccatcttctactgctttcccaggccgtagcagagagctggatcagaagtggagcagccaggtctcgaactggaacccatatgggatgccggcacttcaggccagggtgttgacccgctacaccacagcacccgcccccagcttcctgggaatacacaccctgggaggcagcaggtgatgactcaagtacttggatccctgccagccaaGTGAGAAATCCAGATTAAGTTCCggactcctggtttctgtctggcccagcccttgctgttgctgacatttgaggattgaaccagggttagaagatctctcttattctatctctctgccttaaaaaacaaaagccataaaAAACCCTTAGGTTTAACTCCTCAGATAGTTGCCTTGTGCACCATGTGCACCAGTGTTTATGTCACCTACCGGCTGGGGCCAGCCCCCATCCCCTCTGGGGCTCGGAGTGGAGCTTGGGGAATGCCTCGTTGGGGGACAGAGTGTTGACTCCATGACAGAACAGCGCTCAGGACTTTGATGGATAAGACCAGCGCTCCTCTGGATGCTGCCCCTCACCCCTGAGAGATACTCGAAGGTTTTCTGTGCATCTGCCGATGATCCCAGCCCTGgtgcttccctcccttccttgatCAATTCTGAGATCACCCGTGGGCAGCTGGTGACCTGCCCGTCACGGGCCCACCCCAGGCCGGCTCCGGGACAGGGCTGCAGAATGTGTGTGTTTAGCAGATGGCCAGCTGATGGCCGGGAAAACACGGCACTCAGTGTCCTGTGCCTCTTCCTGTGGCTGTGGAGGCCACAGAGCTTCCCTCTGCCAGGACACAGCTACATGGACCCGGCTGAGCTGGCGGCACAGGGCACGGGGCAGCTCCCCACTTCCTTTGCCTGGTCCTGACCTCGCTGGCCTTTGCCCTTACTGGAAGCATCTCTGACTCCTCCTTGGCCACCCAGACCCTCGCGGCTCACGTTCTGGGTGGCACACTTAGACATCAGAGTCCAGACGGGCTGGAGGGGCCCCACGAGAGCCACTGTGTGGCCCAGCCTGTGGCCTGAGCAGGCAGCTTGGCTGGAGTCCCAGAAAATGGGTAATGGACAGGAGGGCACGCCTTCGGGAATGGAGCCGGTAGACATCAATGAAGCACGAATCAAGCCCTGGGACAGTTAGCTTGACCGTCAATCACCAGTGGGTAGAGGTCCCCATCTGCCCCCTGGAGCTGACCCTTCTCCGTCAAAATGGAGAAGTTGGCAGCAGGGACCACACAGAGGAAGCGGGAGTAGGCGAGTCCAACTTGGACCTAATCCTTGGGGGCTGGGGCCCTGGTTTCCCTTTctggggcagggcccagctggctgcctggaggagggaaggggctggtgtGGGTGTGTCCTGCTCTGGGTCTAGGTGGGAGTGTTTGTGGAGCCGACCAGACAGACACCTGTGCCTCCTACCTCCTAGGTGGCCCGAGGCAGCCGGGATGACAGCTCCCCCCAGGAAGCCCACCTGCTGAGAAACATGATCAGCAAGTCCCGTGAGTACGGCCAGGAGCCCttcacccccaacacacacacacacacacacacacacggcatggAGGGCCTGCAGAAGCCAGCCTCTGCAGCATCCAGGAATGGTGGgggctcctcccttcctcctagAGGGCGGTGGGGACCTGGAGCCCCAAGGCCTGCTTTAGGGCCAGGAGAGGATGGGGACGGGGGTCTGCTGGAGGTGGTtgtgggagggctggggggggcaggggagaaggCAGACTGGAGCTGTACCTGCCTCTTTCTGCCTCCAGCTCCTCTGTGCATGTGCCCTGCAGGCTGGAGGCTCCTGGCCATGCTGGCTCTGGTCCTGGTCCTCATGGTGTGGTATTCCATCTCCCGAGAGGACAGGTACATCGAGCTGTGAGTGCATCTTCTATGGCCTTCCACTGGTtcctgccagggctgggagcttgGGGCAGGAGGGTTcgagagccagggcagggccccaCCCTTCTGTGAGGGTAGATGGGGGTGGTCTTGAATGGGGATGGGGGTCTTGAATGACTTCCTGGTGCCCATGCCCAGAGAGTACAGGAGCAGGAAGAGCTGGACCCTCCTTGAttggggttggaagtggaacttgTTGGGACAATGCCACCCTGCAAATCTCCTTCCAGTGCTTTGGACTTGGGTGTCAGGGGGGAAGGAAGGTgggctgctggccccagggccctgtggTCTGACCAAGGCTCCagtctcctctccttttctgtctccagTTTCTATTTTCCAATCCCAGAGAAGAAGGAACCATGCCTGCATGGCGAGGCAGAGCGGAAGGCCTCTAGGATCTTTGGCAAGTAGGTGCAGGAGGATGGGGGCTGGGGCGGCGGGGTGCAGGCCAGCTAGGAGAGAGAGGTTCGCGGGATGGGGGCCTCAGTGCTGGCTGGCAGGAGGGGACCATGCTGCCGGGCATGGGTTCAGAGATGCCAGCGAGGGCAGGAGGGGCCTTCTAGAGTGAGTCAGAGGCCTGCCCCTGCTTCTGGAATCAAGATTAATCCCCATCTCACCCCACCTGTGTAGTTACTCCCAAGATCAGCCCGTCTTCCTGCAGCTTAAGGATTATTTCTGGGTCAAGACACCATCTGCCTACGAGCTGCCCTATGGGACCAAGGGGAGTGGTAggttccgcctggcccagcaggaGCAATGGCTCGCCTTGGCCGTGCTGCTGCCTGTTCTGTGGGGTCGGGGGAGGAGTGGAGGGGGTCAGGGTGTAGCCTTTAGGGTACAAACTGCAGGCTCAGGCCCTTGCCTCCAATCTTCCCGTAGAAGACCTGCTCCTCCGGGTCCTGGCCATCACTAGCTACTCCATACCCGACAGCATCCAGAGGTAAGGATACCATCCCCCCTGCCACCTCCTGCTGAGCTCTGGcccttctcttctttctgccCCAATGCGAAATCATCACGGCCCAGCGCCATCCCCCTGAGCCTTCCAGCCGCTGGTCTCTTGGGGCCAATTTGACATCCCTCCCAGCCTGCTTGTCTCCAGGGGCTACAGGTGCACGGATCCCCACGGCAATCTGGCCTGGGCATCGGGGTGTCAGAACAGGCAAGAATCACCATGGCaacaggcaggcagcaggcaaggGGGCTGGGCAGTGGGGTTTCTGGTTGgtcctttccctccttctcctcctccctctgccatgcTCTGCTCAGTCTCTTCTTTTTAAGGCCCAGGGCTGCAAAGTCAAAGTGGCCATAGTAGCACTCCTTGGCGCTGTGTGCTCCACGAGGAGGGGGCCCGAGGGGGCGCCTGGGGAGCCATCCTGAGATGGgccgggcaggtgcagggctaTTGCTGACCTTGACCGCTCCTCTCCCTGTGACAGTCTCAAGTGCCGCCGCTGCGTGGTGGTGGGGAACGGCAGCCGGCTCCGCAACAGCTCGCTGGGAGACACCATCGACAAGTATGACGTGGTCATCAGGTGTGTGACAGGCATCTGACATCCCAGACAGGGCCCTGCAGACAGGCCCGGGGGCTCCTGTGACGGCATCTTCCTCTCCCCACCAGATTGAACAACGCCCCAGTGGCTGGCTATGAGGGTGACGTGGGCTCCAAGACTACCATGCGTCTCTTCTACCCCGAATCCGCCCACTTTGACCCCAAAGTGGAGAACAACCCGGACACACTCTTGGTCCTTGTAGCTTTCAAGGCAATGGACTTCCACTGGATTGAGACCATCCTGAGTGATAAGAGGCGGGTAGGTCGGGGGATGGCTTAGGTGATGAGGCCTGGGACAGGGACACCATGGAGTCGAGACCTTAGTCCTGCAGGTCTGCAGAgccagcgggggaggggaggacatgGAGTAGGTGCCTGTCAGCCCACAGGCTTCCCAGGAGGTCATTGTCGGGCCCGGGACACCGTAGGAGTTAGACACAGCAGCCAAGGGCACCGCACGCCTGAGGGCTGTGTGGGACAGGAAAGCTTGTGGAACATGTGCCTCCTGAGAGAGATGTGGGGGCAGAGAAGCCCTGTAGAGCAGGGTGgctcggggcaggggcaggctagGACAGTGGCGCTCGTGCCCTCCCACATGGCGCACAGAAGGGGTCCCCTCCTTCCCTTTGCCATCGGGTCAGAGACTGAGTTGTCTAAGCTGGCAGGTTTGCCAAGTGCTTAGACAGTCTAAAACGCCAGCCTCTCTTGCCGTGTGGGAGCCCTTGGGAGTGGGCAGTGGCTGGACCACTACCCTCTAGTCTGCCTTCCTCTGGTGCAGGCTCCACCACCCCTCGCTTGCTCCCTGCACCCTTGAGAGCCTCCGCCGTCACTTGGGTTCCCTCTCATGGCTGAGGGTCACGGGCCGGTGGACTTGAGAAACAGGTCTCCACCCACTCCCATCTCTGTCTTCCAACGCTAGGTGCGAAAGGGTTTCTGGAAACAGCCCCCCCTCATCTGGGACGTCAACCCCAAACAGATTCGGATCCTCAACCCCTTCTTCATGGAGATCACCGCTGACAAACTGCTGAGCCTGCCCATGCAGCAGCCACGCAGGATCAAGCAGGTGATGACCTGAGCCAGGCCCGTGGGCTGGGGTCCTGGTGTGGAAAGCCATAGAGGAACCCcctgggagtgggagagagaaacaggcacAGTGGCTCGCATTTGGTTCCCACGAACACACCTGCCATCAAAGTGAGGTTTCTTATCTGCAGCAAGGGTGCTATTGGTCTTGGGGGAGAATCCTGGGCATCACCATAGAGAGGAGTGACAGAGGTTCTGCACTGAGCTTGGGGGCTGGAGTTCCAGGATGGTTTTAGCAGGTGCTAGGGAGTTGCTAGAACAGCCAGTGGACCTGTCTTTGGAACAGCTTGGGCCTGTGTAGCATTGCTGTCAGACACTTAGTCTGTGATCTTATCTGGGAACACATTGGTCCAATTGAGTTAAAAACTCTGCTCTGAGCCTTCGGTCTGTGTGTTGTGGCTTGGTGCCATGTGTTGATCTGGGGAGTCACGGTGCAGTTTTGTGAGTTATGGTTTTGATTTCAGCACTCAGTGCCCTGGTGGTCTTCCGCGGGTGGGTTTTATTCCACCTTGCAGCTTCTCAAGTACTTCCACCCATGTCTGGGAAGCTCTTGGGGGCTCGGTGGAGCCGTGTGCAAGGAGGGAAAGCGGCAGACTTAGCGAGGACTCTGGGCTGTGCTCCTTACTGGGTGGCGTTGGCACGTCAGCCACTTTGGAGCCCCGGTTTGCTCGTCACTGTGGTGGGGCTAATATTCACGCTGGCCTTTTATAAAGAGATAACTATGCACAGTGCCTATCACAGAGGTTGGTACACAGTGcctgctcaataaatatttgtcaaattcaGAATAGACAATTCCATTCTTTACTCAGTATCTATTGTTTTTCAACTTCCTATGTTGATTGCCTGCTTTTATGACTGCCCACATCTGCATGCTTGGTGAGCGagatgtattccttgcccttagGAAATTCAGTCTAGCAGAATAAACACGCAGGTTGCCCTATGGAGGAATGAGATGCCAAAACTGTTCTGAATGCCATGGGGTGGCAGAGGAAGGGGCACAGCTCTGCTGAGGGCTGTCTGGAAGGCTCCCCAGTGGAGGAGGTCTTGAGGGACCTGGGGAATGGCGCGCCCTTTGGCAAGACCAAAGGGCTCCTCCGTACTGAGTCGTGCTGCTGCGAGTGGCATTGAGGACAACAAGGAGTTGACAGGGTCAGGCAGGGCGTCAGCGcggaggctggggaggaagggaagagaagttCAGGACCTACACCCAGTCCCGGCAGTGGGAAGGACTTCACAAGCACTTGTCACAGTATATTAGTTTCTGTCCTTGTCTGTCCAAGGGCCACAAAGTTAGAGGTGGAAAATAATACCCATGTTGACTCATAGGCCTGAAGGTTCTTGTCTACAGTATCATAAGGCTGATCACAAGAATAGAGTTTCCCTCTGAAGACCAGCAAATGCTAGGGGAagctatactttaaaaaaaattttaaatttattttcattttatttgaaaggcagagagggggccaatgttgtggcatagccggttaagccattgcctgcgatgccagcatcccttatgggcaccactttctgtcccagctactccacttccaatccagctccctgctagaggcctggaaaaatagcaaagatggcccaagtgcctgtgcccctgccactcgtgtaggagacccagaacaagctcctgactcctgactttgatctAACCCAGCCTTGAatcttgtggctgtttggggagtgaaccagcagatagaagatctctctgtctgtctgtctttccttctctctgccttcaaataaatcaatcagtcttaaagaagaaaggaagggagggaggcaggcagtgagACAAAGACAGATGGAGCAAgacttttcatccactggttcactccccagatgcccaccacagccaaggctgtggtcaggccaaagccaggagcctgggactccatccaggcctcccacacgggtgtcaggggcccattTTGAGCTGTCAGTTGCTGCCTCCcgaagtgcacattagcaggaagctggatcatatgCAGAGTAGCTTGAACTCCAACCAAGGACTCTGATATAGAAGCAGGAGTCGCAAGCAGTGATTTAAACATTGTGCCAAACACCCGCCCTCcaacctcattctttttttttttcccccaagatttatttatttgaaaggcagagtgacagagtaagggatacacacacacatgtgggggCAAAAGGAGAGTAGAgatcaatctcccatctgctggctcactccccagatggctacaatggctaaggctgagccAAGTTGATGCCAagggcctggaacttcatccgggtctcccacatgaagtgcaggaacccaagcacttttcttccactggtttcccaggtacatttgcagggagctggatcagaaatggcacagctgggattcgaaccaggatcacaagtggtagcttaaccctctgcatcacagcacaggccccatctAAGCTCAGTGTTACTGTTGAAAGAATTTAGCACTTGTGGTTGTGGGATTGAGGTCCCCGTTTCCTTGCTGGCTGTCAGCCTGGGCTAGGTGGGGACTCAGCTCTTGGAGGCTGCCTGCCTTCGTCTTCAAGGCAAGGACAGTGTAATGAATTCTTGTGCCGCAAATCTCTGGCTTCCTCCATCTCTGACCTTGACACCCACACTTAAAAGGTTCAGCTGATTGGGCCAAGCTTGTCAGGACAGTCGCCCCTCTTACAGTTGACACTGTGTCCATGTGACATACACCTTGTAATAGACTCCACCCTCCTCCTGGGTTGCCACAGGAAGAGGCAATAAAAGGGCCAGTGCCATTGGCGATGCTCTTCTGTCGCCTGTGTTGTGTGGGTGGCACTGAGAGATTTATGACCAGTTCTGGGTTTCTAGCTTGAGCAGCTGGGTGGATGGTATCTCAggcaacacacacagagaccacagGGAAGAAGAGGAGGTTGATGAGGTAAGGGGCTTGCGCCCAGGCAGAGATGGCTAGCAGGTGAGGACAGTGTGCTTCCATTGGGGTCCAGGGTGGTTAAAGCAACCAGTGTGAACACAAGGTCCAGGCAGGGAGTGGAAAATGAGAAGACAGCAGAGCTCCAAAGGGATGCTAGGTGAAAGCGAGTGTTAAGAGGCccgccctggggctggcattgtggcatatcaggctaagcctccatctgcagcaccagcatcccatatgggcgccggttccagtcctggctgctccacttctgatccggctctctgctgatacacctgggaaagcagcagaagatggcccaagtgcttgagcccctgcactcatgtgggagacctggatggagctcctggctcctggctttggcctgccccagacccggctgttgcagccatttggggagtgaaccagtgggtggaagatctctgtctctctctctctctgcttctctctgtatctctgcttttaaacaaataaatacatcttaaaaaaaaaaaaaaaaaaaagcccacccaCCCTGCCCAGGCACCCCGTCCCAAACTGGCAGTAGGCAGCCGCAGGGTGGGCATCTACAGCTGAGGAGGGTGAGGTTGGCGAGGTGAGACTGTCAGACTGCCCATCCCTGAAGAGGAATGAGGGGCAGGGGAAGCAGGGTCCCCATCACAGCCCGAAGTGGGGGTGGGGTAAGGCCTTGCTGTCCCCAGTTTGAAGAAGGGGAGGGCCAGTGAGTGTTGAGCCCCCAGGTCTTCTGAATGAGGTGAGCTTCTTCAGACAGGAGGGAagatcccttcccttcccttgagGGAGTTGCTTAATATTtgtaagcctcagttttctcatctgtaagatggggctAACAAAGTACCTACTGTCGAGTGTTTTTTAAAGGCTGGATGAGATAATGCATTGTATAtggtcagatattctttttttttttaagatttatttatttatttgaaagagttacacagagagaggagaggcagagagagagagagagagagaggtcttccatccgatggttcactcctcaggtggccacaatggttggaactgtgccgatccgaagccaggagccaagagcttattccgggtctcccacacgggcacaggggcccaaggacttgggccattctctactgctttcccaggccacagcagagagctggattggaagaggagcagccaggactagaaccggcgcccatatgggatgccggcgcctcaggccagggcgttaacccgctgcgccacagtgccggccctatggTCAGATATTCTATAGACAGCTGTGGAACACAGGAAGTGGCTCCAAAAACCACACACATTATTATGCTTGTTGTCATTGTCACCTCGATTGCCATCGTCCTCCCTGGGGGCCCAAACTCCACCCTCACCCCAGATGTGTCCTATCCAGCCACGTGTGGCTGTTGACACTTAAGGTGCAGCTCCTTACGGTTTACTAAAGTGATCGAGCCAGGTGCTCAGTGGGCACGTGGCCACCCTGGTGGAGCActtccagggctgcaggcagctcGCCCGCAGagcaccagccctggccctgggggaggagcACGCTGCTCTGACACCTTCCTGTCCCTGCCCTCAGAAGCCCACCACAGGCCTGCTGGCCATCACGCTGGCCCTCCACCTCTGTGACCTGGTGCATATCGCCGGCTTTGGCTACCCGGATGCCTATAACAAGAAGCAGACCATCCACTACTATGAGCAGATCACACTCAAGTCCATG
This window of the Lepus europaeus isolate LE1 chromosome 7, mLepTim1.pri, whole genome shotgun sequence genome carries:
- the ST3GAL4 gene encoding CMP-N-acetylneuraminate-beta-galactosamide-alpha-2,3-sialyltransferase 4 isoform X4 — protein: MISKSPPLCMCPAGWRLLAMLALVLVLMVWYSISREDRYIELFYFPIPEKKEPCLHGEAERKASRIFGNYSQDQPVFLQLKDYFWVKTPSAYELPYGTKGSEDLLLRVLAITSYSIPDSIQSLKCRRCVVVGNGSRLRNSSLGDTIDKYDVVIRLNNAPVAGYEGDVGSKTTMRLFYPESAHFDPKVENNPDTLLVLVAFKAMDFHWIETILSDKRRVRKGFWKQPPLIWDVNPKQIRILNPFFMEITADKLLSLPMQQPRRIKQKPTTGLLAITLALHLCDLVHIAGFGYPDAYNKKQTIHYYEQITLKSMAGSGHNVSQEALAIKRMLEIGAVKNLTYF
- the ST3GAL4 gene encoding CMP-N-acetylneuraminate-beta-galactosamide-alpha-2,3-sialyltransferase 4 isoform X1, giving the protein MISKSPPLCMCPAGWRLLAMLALVLVLMVWYSISREDSFYFPIPEKKEPCLHGEAERKASRIFGNYSQDQPVFLQLKDYFWVKTPSAYELPYGTKGSEDLLLRVLAITSYSIPDSIQSLKCRRCVVVGNGSRLRNSSLGDTIDKYDVVIRLNNAPVAGYEGDVGSKTTMRLFYPESAHFDPKVENNPDTLLVLVAFKAMDFHWIETILSDKRRVRKGFWKQPPLIWDVNPKQIRILNPFFMEITADKLLSLPMQQPRRIKQKPTTGLLAITLALHLCDLVHIAGFGYPDAYNKKQTIHYYEQITLKSMAGSGHNVSQEALAIKRMLEIGAVKNLTYF
- the ST3GAL4 gene encoding CMP-N-acetylneuraminate-beta-galactosamide-alpha-2,3-sialyltransferase 4 isoform X2, which produces MISKSRWRLLAMLALVLVLMVWYSISREDRYIELFYFPIPEKKEPCLHGEAERKASRIFGNYSQDQPVFLQLKDYFWVKTPSAYELPYGTKGSEDLLLRVLAITSYSIPDSIQSLKCRRCVVVGNGSRLRNSSLGDTIDKYDVVIRLNNAPVAGYEGDVGSKTTMRLFYPESAHFDPKVENNPDTLLVLVAFKAMDFHWIETILSDKRRVRKGFWKQPPLIWDVNPKQIRILNPFFMEITADKLLSLPMQQPRRIKQKPTTGLLAITLALHLCDLVHIAGFGYPDAYNKKQTIHYYEQITLKSMAGSGHNVSQEALAIKRMLEIGAVKNLTYF
- the ST3GAL4 gene encoding CMP-N-acetylneuraminate-beta-galactosamide-alpha-2,3-sialyltransferase 4 isoform X3, with product MISKSRWRLLAMLALVLVLMVWYSISREDSFYFPIPEKKEPCLHGEAERKASRIFGNYSQDQPVFLQLKDYFWVKTPSAYELPYGTKGSEDLLLRVLAITSYSIPDSIQSLKCRRCVVVGNGSRLRNSSLGDTIDKYDVVIRLNNAPVAGYEGDVGSKTTMRLFYPESAHFDPKVENNPDTLLVLVAFKAMDFHWIETILSDKRRVRKGFWKQPPLIWDVNPKQIRILNPFFMEITADKLLSLPMQQPRRIKQKPTTGLLAITLALHLCDLVHIAGFGYPDAYNKKQTIHYYEQITLKSMAGSGHNVSQEALAIKRMLEIGAVKNLTYF